AACCTCTTGCCGAGAACGAAGTGATCGCCGCGATGGAAGGTATGGCAGCAAAGAACACGGCGACGACAAAGCCTTCGTTTCTCGGTGCAGGTGTATATTCACACTTTTCGCCGACGATCGTCGATCATTTGATCCAGCGAAGCGAATTTTTTACCAGCTACACGCCGTATCAGCCTGAGATCTCGCAGGGCACACTGCAGTACATTTTCGAGTTTCAAACGCTTGTTTGCCAACTCACCGGAATGGAGGTCGCGAATGCGTCGATGTACGACGGCTCGACCGCGATGGCCGAAGCGTATCTGATGGCTCAGCGGGTCACTCGCCGCGAAAAGATCGTCGTCGCAAAAAGCGTCCATCCCGAATACCGAGAGGTAGCAACGACCTATGATCAGCATGGTGACAGCGAGATCGTCGAGATCGGGTTTGACGAGACCACCGGCCGCGTCACCGGACTCGAGGCTCTTGACGACAAGACCGCCGCACTAGTCGTGCAGTCGCCTAATTTCTTCGGCTGTATCGAAGATCTGCAAACGCTCGCCGATGCCGCACATGCGGTTGGGGCTCTGTTCGTCGTCGTCGTTACCGAAGCGATCTCGTTCGGCCTGCTCAAACCACCGGGCGAATGCGGTGCCGATATCGTCGTTGGCGAAGGCCAGTCTTGGGGCGTTCCGATGGGATTTGGAGGGCCGCATGTCGGGTTGTTTGCGACCCAAGAGAAATACGTTCGAAACATGCCCGGCCGCCTGTGCGGTGTCGCCTACGACAAGAACGGCAACCGAGGTTTCGTGCTGACGCTCTCAACCCGCGAACAGCACATCCGCCGCGAAAAGGCGACCTCGAACATTTGCACCAACCAAGGCCTGATAGCCCTCGCCGCCACCATTTACATGGAAACAATGGGCAAAAGGGGCCTGCAAGAGGTAGCTATGCAAAACGCCCAAAAGGCCGCATACGCTAAGAATCAGATCGCCGCCATCGACGGCTACGAGATGGCGTTTTCAACGCCTGTCTTCAACGAATTTGTTGTCCGCTCGACGAAACCCGCCGCCGAGGTTTTATCAAAGGTCCGAACCGGGAACGGCATCGTCGGCGGGTTGGCACTGTCGAAATATTACTCGGACCGGCCGAAT
The sequence above is a segment of the Acidobacteriota bacterium genome. Coding sequences within it:
- the gcvPA gene encoding aminomethyl-transferring glycine dehydrogenase subunit GcvPA, encoding MRYIPNSPEERDEMLAVVGLKTADELFRSIPADVQLNRDLKITEPLAENEVIAAMEGMAAKNTATTKPSFLGAGVYSHFSPTIVDHLIQRSEFFTSYTPYQPEISQGTLQYIFEFQTLVCQLTGMEVANASMYDGSTAMAEAYLMAQRVTRREKIVVAKSVHPEYREVATTYDQHGDSEIVEIGFDETTGRVTGLEALDDKTAALVVQSPNFFGCIEDLQTLADAAHAVGALFVVVVTEAISFGLLKPPGECGADIVVGEGQSWGVPMGFGGPHVGLFATQEKYVRNMPGRLCGVAYDKNGNRGFVLTLSTREQHIRREKATSNICTNQGLIALAATIYMETMGKRGLQEVAMQNAQKAAYAKNQIAAIDGYEMAFSTPVFNEFVVRSTKPAAEVLSKVRTGNGIVGGLALSKYYSDRPNEFLVCVTETNTKTQIDDLVAGLAAV